A genomic region of Arachis stenosperma cultivar V10309 chromosome 9, arast.V10309.gnm1.PFL2, whole genome shotgun sequence contains the following coding sequences:
- the LOC130951252 gene encoding FCS-Like Zinc finger 8, giving the protein MADSEKQKKLTSSSSSSSFFSSFTSKGVFQETESMMMSPTSILDSKPFSGFKKNPFWSETSNKNNKKRCCYSEKLDSKGVGVALLDETEEARMVVFGSQLKIQIPPLAPEGERVFKGCVSASELEQMELSEDYTRVICHGPNPRTTHIFGNCIIQSTPSVSPKLDPSHSFLTVCFLCNKNLGHGKDIYMYRGERAFCSNECRYQGMLMEEAEDAVYGT; this is encoded by the exons ATGGCAGATTCTGAGAAACAAAAGAAGCTCACATCATCATCCTCATCATCTTCCTTCTTCAGCTCTTTCACATCAAAGGGAGTGTTCCAAGAAACAGAGAGCATGATGATGAGCCCAACCTCCATACTTGACAGCAAGCCATTCTCGGGCTTCAAGAAGAACCCCTTTTGGTCTGAAACCAGCAATAAGAACAACAAGAAGCGTTGTTGTTATTCTGAAAAGTTGGATTCAAAAGGCGTTGGTGTTGCCCTTCTTGATGAAACAGAAGAAGCAAGAATGGTGGTGTTTGGTTCACAGCTGAAGATTCAGATTCCTCCCTTAGCACCAGAAGGTGAGAGGGTGTTCAAAGGGTGTGTATCTGCCAGCGAGTTGGAACAGATGGAACTCTCTGAGGACTACACACGCGTGATTTGCCATGGTCCTAACCCAAGGACCACTCACATATTCGGTAACTGCATCATTCAGAGTACCCCTTCTGTCTCACCCAAGCTAGATCCTTCTCACTCCTTTCTCACTGTCTGCTTTCTCTGCAACAAGAATCTTGGGCATGGTAAAGACATCTACATGTACAG GGGTGAGAGAGCATTTTGCAGCAATGAATGCCGTTACCAGGGGATGCTGATGGAGGAAGCTGAAGACGCTGTTTATGGGACTTAG
- the LOC130951312 gene encoding folate-biopterin transporter 1, chloroplastic: protein MSSVYMLSLIPFLPSKFPLYSFTSFSSSTRPAHPPRFRRRTRRKPPETEMSVTVSRSGSSLRLGSDDAESLLGSRTGAGKGDTLTTETDLEACSNSKTSVPRKNKYRMRNITLFGVDLSPDNIAVAMVYFVQGVLGLARLAVNFFLKDDLHLDPAETAVISGFSALPWLVKPLYGFISDSVPLFGYRRRSYLVLSGLLGALSWSLMATIVESKYGAAFCTLIGSLSVAFSDVVVDSMVVERARGESQSTSGSLQSLCWGSSAFGGIVSSYFSGSLVDTYGVRFVFGVTALLPLITSAVAVLVKEQPMLSTVRGNSLPFASSEFLESSKQNIIQLWGTVRQPGVLLPTLFIFLWQATPQSDSAMFFFTTNSLGFTPEFLGRVKLVTSVASLLGVGLYNGFLKSVPLRKIFLATTIFGSALGMTQVLLVTGLNRKFGISDEWFAIGDSLILTVLSQASFMPVLVLAARLCPEGMEATLFATLMSVSNGGSVLGGLIGAGLTQVFGITKDKFDNLASLIIICNLSSLLPLPLLGLLPGDNPDENLKDNNADVEMKSN, encoded by the exons ATGTCATCCGTATATATGTTATCTCTAATCCCCTTTTTGCCCTCCAAATTTCCCCTTTATTCCTTCACTTCTTTCTCCTCTTCCACACGCCCCGCTCATCCACCGCGATTCCGCCGGAGAACGCGTCGGAAACCCCCGGAGACTGAAATGTCCGTCACCGTTTCGAGGTCGGGGTCCTCTCTACGCCTTGGCAGCGACGATGCCGAGTCTTTATTGGGTTCCCGAACTG GTGCGGGAAAAGGGGATACATTAACAACCGAGACAGATCTGGAAGCTTGCTCCAATAGTAAAACAAGTGTTCCTAGAAAGAATAAATACCGTATGAGAAACATCACATTGTTTGGTGTAGACTTATCCCCGGATAACATCGCCGTCGCTATGGTATACTTTGTTCAAGGTGTTTTAGGCCTTGCAAGGCTGGCTGTCAACTTTTTTCTAAAGGATGATTTACATCTGGATCCTGCTGAG ACAGCTGTGATTTCTGGTTTCTCTGCATTACCATGGCTTGTCAAACCTCTATACGGTTTTATTAG TGATTCTGTCCCCCTTTTTGGTTATCGAAGGAGGTCATACCTAGTTCTGTCTGGGTTGCTCGGTGCACTCTCATGGAGTTTGATGGCTACCATTGTTGAAAGCAAATATGGCGCTGCTTTTTGCACACTTATTGGATCTCTTTCTGTTGCCTTCTCAGACGTG GTTGTAGATTCAATGGTTGTGGAGAGGGCACGTGGTGAGTCACAAAGCACCTCGGGATCTCTTCAGTCTTTGTGTTGGGGTTCTTCAGCTTTTGGTGGAATTGTAAGCTCCTATTTCAGTGGGTCATTGGTGGATACTTATGGAGTAAG GTTTGTTTTTGGTGTCACAGCATTGCTTCCACTGATAACATCTGCAGTTGCGGTTCTTGTAAAAGAACAACCTATGCTCAGTACAGTAAGAGGGAATAGTCTTCCTTTTGCCAGTTCTGAGTTTTTGGAAAGTTCAAAGCAGAACATTATTCAGCTGTGGGGTACTGTACGACAGCCTGGTGTCCTTCTTCCCACATTGTTTATTTTCTTGTGGCAAGCAACTCCACAGTCTGACTCTGCAATGTTCTTCTTTAC CACGAATTCTCTTGGTTTTACCCCCGAGTTTTTAGGACGGGTCAAGCTTGTTACCTCCGTCGCATCTTTGCTTGGTGTTGGTCTTTATAACGGATTTCTGAAGAGTGTGCCTTTACGTAAAATattccttgcaactaccatttTTGGTTCAGCTCTTGGGATGACCCAG GTTCTCCTGGTCACTGGATTAAACCGTAAGTTTGGAATAAGTGATGAGTGGTTTGCAATTGGGGATTCATTAATTCTCACTGTTTTAAGTCAG GCTTCCTTCATGCCCGTTCTTGTTCTAGCAGCAAGGTTATGTCCTGAGGGAATGGAGGCGACCCTTTTTGCAACTCTGATGTCAGTATCTAACGGCGGGAGCGTTCTTGGGGGATTGATAGGGGCAGGCCTGACTCAAGTATTTGGAATTACCAAAGACAAATTTGATAACTTGGCGTCTCTGATAATCATTTGCAACCTCAGCTCATTATTACCCTTGCCTCTTCTTGGCCTCCTCCCCGGGGACAATCCTGATGAAAATCTGAAGGACAATAACGCCGATGTCGAGATGAAGTCTAATTGA